Proteins encoded in a region of the Syntrophales bacterium genome:
- the ftsY gene encoding signal recognition particle-docking protein FtsY, translating to MDNTRKTGFFSRLKEGLSKTRTSFVRGLEDIVVGERYISEEFYEELEELLIAADLGPAFAAELIEEMKFRTKRTELDSPEVLTGVMQDYMISILAPSDHPLHIPKDGLYTVMVVGVNGTGKTTTIGKVASYLKQDGYSIMLAAADTFRAAAVEQLEAWSRRTEAPLIKHSAGSDPSAVVFDAIRAARARNVNVLLIDTAGRLHTKTNLMDELKKIKRIMAREIPEAPHETLLVLDAVTGQNALAQAKMFNAEIGVSGLVLTKLDGTAKGGIVVRIAQELKLPIRFVGVGEGVDDLRPFNAGEFVNALMAPH from the coding sequence ATGGATAATACCAGGAAAACAGGATTTTTTTCACGGCTGAAAGAAGGCCTTTCAAAAACGCGGACGAGTTTTGTCCGGGGCCTTGAAGATATCGTCGTGGGAGAGCGCTATATCTCCGAGGAGTTCTATGAAGAACTGGAGGAGCTGCTCATCGCCGCGGATCTGGGACCCGCCTTTGCCGCCGAACTGATTGAGGAAATGAAATTCCGGACAAAGAGAACGGAACTGGACAGTCCGGAAGTACTCACAGGCGTCATGCAGGACTACATGATTTCAATCCTCGCACCGAGTGACCATCCCCTGCACATTCCGAAAGACGGGCTCTATACCGTCATGGTGGTTGGTGTAAACGGAACGGGCAAGACAACGACTATCGGGAAGGTTGCCTCCTATCTGAAACAGGATGGATACAGCATCATGCTCGCCGCCGCAGACACCTTCAGGGCCGCCGCCGTTGAGCAGCTTGAAGCATGGAGCCGGCGGACGGAAGCGCCGCTGATCAAGCACTCCGCAGGCAGCGATCCTTCGGCGGTAGTCTTCGACGCCATTCGAGCCGCCCGGGCACGGAACGTCAATGTCCTTCTCATCGACACGGCGGGACGACTTCACACGAAAACCAACCTCATGGATGAACTGAAGAAAATCAAGCGGATCATGGCCCGGGAAATACCGGAAGCACCCCACGAAACGCTTCTGGTTCTCGACGCTGTAACGGGGCAGAACGCCTTGGCCCAGGCGAAAATGTTCAATGCCGAAATCGGTGTCTCCGGTCTCGTTCTGACGAAGCTCGACGGAACAGCCAAGGGTGGAATCGTTGTAAGGATAGCACAGGAGTTAAAACTGCCCATCCGTTTCGTCGGGGTGGGTGAAGGTGTCGATGATCTTCGTCCCTTCAACGCCGGGGAGTTCGTCAACGCCCTCATGGCACCGCACTAG